From the Lysinibacillus fusiformis genome, the window GACACTCTTATATAAGTTAATCCCTCAATTCTAAAAGATTCGAGGGATTTTTTTATGTAGTAATATCCAATTATCAATTCCAAAATCTCTACCACTATTTTGCATTAGACAATGTATGAATGAGAACTAGGTGATAGCTGCTCAATAATCATATTTACCATTGAATAAATAAAAAAAGTTCAAACGCACCAAGGAAATATATTGAGGAAAATAGCATAGTTGTTAATTTTGTAAAATGAATACTGAAGATGCAAAGAGCTTGGAGAAGGTATAATTACTTGTACATTATATTGTACCGTCAAATAAGGAATAATAGGTTGATTGAGGACCAGTATGTCCTAACTATCAATCAATGTTACATAGAGGAAAAGCAGTATTACTGTTGTGATATTTGATATATATAGGAGAAAGGATAAGGAGTGTAGTTAGTTTGAAAATAAAACAGTTTATCTTAAATGAATTGAAAAAAAAAGCTATAAATAATAAGGTCTCTTCAACAATTGGTACAATTGATTTTAGTGTACTTACAGACGAGCAAATTGAACGAGCTTTTTCATTGAATGAATTAGAGAATATTTTAATAGAAATAAATTCAATCACACAATTAAAGCATCGTAATGAAAAGAAGAATCCAGTTGCTAAAAATAAAGATTTCTCCAAAATAAAAAAAAAGCTAAATGAGAAGGAATTAAAGCGAGTGTTTAGAAAGCGAGTTTCAACTTTATTTGGAGTAAATCTAAATTCACTTTCTGATGATGAGATTCAAGAAATTTATTCGTTGAAACAACAAGTAAAATTTATAAATCAAAAAAATCTATTATTAGAAGATGTTCAAGAGTTGGCGGTATATGCAAATTCTCGTAGAATGCAAATAAAAAATTTTAATGAAGGATTAGACGAAAAAATAGAGCTTGATGATTTATATGAGGAAGAGCAGTATAAAAATAAAAAGTCTATTACTTCAGAAATTTTTTATAAAGCTGAGGAAAAGGGGATAAAGGATATTCTAAAGCCTGTGAGAATTGACTTTACTTTAGATGAAGAAGATGATTTAGTACATAATTTTGATTTAGATATGCTTAAGAGCATTCTTAAGGTAGTGAATGACATACCAAGTAAACAAACAGATTTTATTAACGCATTGGATTATGTTTATAAATATAAGGATGGAGATATAATCGAAGAAAATGAGGACGATGCTTGGCATAACGGTATTCCAAAATTTTTGGATAAATATATTAATCGACAAATGACTGTTGAAGATGCATATGTAAAGGTGACTGAATTAGTTAATCTTGAAAAACGGGATTCTCCTAGATACATGGACTTAATGGAATACCGTATTGATTTAGGAACCTATATATTTCGTGATAAAGAAATAGTAGAAGAGCGGAGTGGTGTTGAAGAATTTTCAGAATACGATTTTGCTGAGTTTGTTCGAAAAACAGTAGAAGCAATTATTTTACCACATATTGAAGTAATAGAAATAATTGAAAATAAGAAAGGGAAAATCAAATTTGTTGATGTCTGGCAACAAAACTTTTCAGAAGAATTAAAACAGGAAGTTCGTCGACGTGATGGTTATAAATGTGTAGTGTGTGATGAAGAAATGAATTTGCATGTACACCACAAAATTCCTCGAAAGTTAGGTGGACCCAATCATGCGGATAATCTTGTTACACTTTGTGCATCTTGTCACGGTGTTATTGAAACTGCTGATATAGAGAAGGCTTTTAGAAAATGTATGAATAACTTTATGCGTAAGAAAGTTAGTATGCAGCAACCTGATTTATCGAAGGATATTTACCAGCTGAAGCAAGAAGTGTTAGAGGAATTGAACACACTTTTTATGAAAATTAGTCTCCGAGACGAAGCGCTAGCTGGAGATATTGTACAAGTGTTAAAGAAGATTGAGTATATTTTTGATTAGTATCATATTTCAGTAACGTAGAATAGAGTAACAATAAGCGTGATAATAGAGTCACTATATATTTTGAAATAACCGTATTACTACACTAGACGACTTTAAGATGATTCAAGAAATCGTTGGTTGTAAACCGAAGTATATTCAGATGTGTATGTGGCGCTTGAAGCGTTCACAAGATTTTATGTAAGCAGAATGAATGTGAAATAAAAGAAGTTGAAGTAGTAGAAGTCATTCAAATTTAAAGGGACAGGTTTGTTTAAATTCTAAGTCTGTCCCATTTATATTTTTATGTTTGATTCATTTAAATAATTGAATGCTATTAAATATTATTTTTATTAGGTGAGGTTTTATCTTGAATAGCTCCATTCAATTATTATTATATGCGCTAACTTTGACTTAACTAGTATACCTCTTCAACTTCGTAGGTGAATTCTGTTAAACTTTTTGCATCAAATTTTATGTGAATCTCTTTTGGTCCCTTGTTTCCGTATAAATCAGTCCATAATACATCCTCTTCAGCAATTAGAGAGTATTCTACAGGTAACTCATTTTTTTCTATTCCAAACACGAAACTAAACATGTTTCCAATTGGAACAATACTAGACTTATCTTTTACTCCGTTACCTCTAATATTTCTTGCCATATTATCAGTT encodes:
- a CDS encoding HNH endonuclease, with translation MKIKQFILNELKKKAINNKVSSTIGTIDFSVLTDEQIERAFSLNELENILIEINSITQLKHRNEKKNPVAKNKDFSKIKKKLNEKELKRVFRKRVSTLFGVNLNSLSDDEIQEIYSLKQQVKFINQKNLLLEDVQELAVYANSRRMQIKNFNEGLDEKIELDDLYEEEQYKNKKSITSEIFYKAEEKGIKDILKPVRIDFTLDEEDDLVHNFDLDMLKSILKVVNDIPSKQTDFINALDYVYKYKDGDIIEENEDDAWHNGIPKFLDKYINRQMTVEDAYVKVTELVNLEKRDSPRYMDLMEYRIDLGTYIFRDKEIVEERSGVEEFSEYDFAEFVRKTVEAIILPHIEVIEIIENKKGKIKFVDVWQQNFSEELKQEVRRRDGYKCVVCDEEMNLHVHHKIPRKLGGPNHADNLVTLCASCHGVIETADIEKAFRKCMNNFMRKKVSMQQPDLSKDIYQLKQEVLEELNTLFMKISLRDEALAGDIVQVLKKIEYIFD